A single genomic interval of Fusarium verticillioides 7600 chromosome 8, whole genome shotgun sequence harbors:
- a CDS encoding aldehyde dehydrogenase (NAD+) yields MASTTSITLPNGKKYDQPTGLFINNEYVAASGDEFTVTNPVTEEEVVKLKGASKEDVDKAVQAARKAFEGEWSELAAVDRGAFLYKLADLIDRDRELIAAIDAFDNGKPFSACLAGDLDESYNVFRYYAGAADKISGKTIETSPAKLAYVLQEPLGVCGQIIPWNFPFMMLAWKVAPALACGNTVILKPAEQTPLSALYFGNLVKEAGLPAGVVNVLPGLGPQTGKAIAGHMDIDKVAFTGSTNTGRAIMKDAANNLKNITLECGGKSPSIVFADAELEQAVKWCHFGIMDNKGEVCTSTSRIYVHEDIYDKFLEKFVAVTKENDKLGSPFEEATVQGPQVSKAQFDRVISYIEEGRKSGARLLYGGSKHGDKGYYLQPTVFADTTEDMKIMKEEIFGPVVSIAKFSTDEEAIAKANDTSYGLAAALFTEKISRAHKVARKLQAGMVWINSSGDSHFGIPFGGYKSSGIGRELGQYALDAYTQSKAIHVNLGFEL; encoded by the exons ATGGCATCAACCACATCAATCACATTGCCCAACGGCAAGAAGTACGACCAGCCCActggtctcttcatcaataaTGAGTATGTCGCTGCTTCAGGCGACGAGTTCACAGTGACAAACCCAGT caccgaggaggaagtcgtcaagctcaagggagCTTCAAAAGAAGACGTCGACAAGGCCGTCCAAGCTGCGCGCAAAGCTTTTGAAGGTGAATGGTCAGAGCTCGCTGCTGTGGACCGCGGCGCGTTCCTCTACAAGCTTGCTGATCTCATTGATCGCGACCGTGAGCTCATCGCTGCCATTGACGCCTTTGACAATGGCAAG CCTTTCAGCGCTTGTCTCGCTGGCGATCTCGACGAGTCATACAATGTATTCCGATACTACGCTGGTGCCGCCGACAAGATCAGCGGCAAGACAATTGAGACATCTCCCGCCAAGCTCGCATATGTCCTCCAAGAACCTCTTGGTGTCTGCGGACAGATCATCCCGTGGAACTTCCCCTTCATGATGCTCGCTTGGAAGGTCGCGCCAGCGCTGGCATGCGGTAATACCGTCATCCTCAAGCCCGCCGAGCAGACCCCTCTGTCTGCTTTATACTTCGGTAATCTTGTTAAGGAGGCTGGCCTCCCCGCTGGCGTTGTCAATGTACTGCCTGGTCTTGGTCCCCAGACTGGAAAGGCTATTGCTGGACACATGGACATTGACAAGGTTGCGTTCACAGGCAGCACCAATACTGGTAGGGCTATTATGAAGGATGCCGCGAATAACCTGAAGAACATCACGCTTGAGTGTGGTGGTAAGAGTCCTTCAATTGTCTTTGCGGATGCAGAGCTGGAGCAGGCTGTTAAGTGGTGCCACTTTGGAATCATGGACAACAAGGGAGAG GTTTGCACATCCACCTCGAGAATCTACGTGCACGAGGATATCTACGACAagttccttgagaagttcgtCGCAGTCACAAAGGAGAATGACAAGCTCGGATCTCCctttgaagaagcaacagTCCAAGGTCCTCAAGTCTCCAAGGCCCAATTCGATCGAGTTATCTCATATATTGAGGAGGGACGCAAGTCTGGTGCTAGACTCCTATACGGTGGTAGCAAGCACGGTGACAAGGGCTACTATCTTCAGCCAACAGTCTTTGCAGAC ACCACCGAGGATatgaagatcatgaaagaagaaatctttGGCCCTGTTGTCTCTATTGCCAAGTTCTCCACAGACGAGGAAGCCATCGCTAAAGCCAACGACACATCCTACGGTCTTGCAGCTGCTCTATTCACCGAGAAGATCTCACGGGCACACAAGGTCGCTCGCAAGCTTCAGGCTGGTATGGTCTGGATCAACTCGTCCGGCGATTCACACTTTGGTATTCCCTTCGGTGGATACAAGTCTTCTGGCATTGGTCGTGAATTGGGACAGTATGCGCTAGATGCATACACTCAATCCAAGGCTATTCATGTAAACCTGGGATTTGAGCTGTAG